A single genomic interval of Zingiber officinale cultivar Zhangliang chromosome 4A, Zo_v1.1, whole genome shotgun sequence harbors:
- the LOC121972942 gene encoding LEAF RUST 10 DISEASE-RESISTANCE LOCUS RECEPTOR-LIKE PROTEIN KINASE-like 2.4, with amino-acid sequence MSTKTTDLSVVADREAALHKQWESIQAVLKSVRDELSPAKVETTTTCQELTEAQAEAHKVGKELKDYQEGESSHLAAYKTPYLASKEFGSKIGNLIDQMLCYGDDDYNSCSWQIHKSATDQTMKVLLDNYDSFTEVVGLLGFLICLIVLVKVYRKKKHHPKNIKSVETILKDHVLSLLKRYKYSGVKDMTKSFSCKLGQGGYGIVYKEALRKGHRVAMKILNEFIGRVFENEAASISATSLVNVVGLVGFCLQGLKRALVSNFMLNGSLERFVLADKHGVTTLLDCEKLYDIAMGITRGLEYLHRGCKN; translated from the exons ATGTCGACTAAAACGACAGATCTGTCTGTCGTCGCTGATCGGGAGGCTGCCCTTCATAAGCAGTGGGAGTCGATTCAGGCTGTTCTCAAGTCTGTGCGAGATGAACTTTCACCGGCTAAGGTAGAGACCACGACCACATGCCAAGAGTTAACTGAGGCACAGGCTGAAGCACACAAAGTTGGGAAAGAGCTGAAGGATTATCAGGAAGGCGAGAGCTCTCACCTAGCAGCTTACAAAACCCCCTACCTAGCCTCCAAAGAGTTTGGGTCGAAGATAGGCAACCTTATCGACCAAATGCTTTGCTATGGTGAT GATGATTATAATTCTTGTTCTTGGCAAATTCATAAGTCTGCCACTGACCAAACAATGAAAGTGTTGCTCGATAATTACGACTCTTTTACAGAAGTTGTAGGTTTATTAGGATTCTTGATTTGCCTGATTGTGCTTGTAAAAGTCTATCGCAAGAAGAAGCATCACCCGAAGAATATCAAAAGTGTAGAAACCATTCTCAAAGACCATGTATTGTCATTGCTTAAAAGATACAAGTATTCTGGCGTAAAGGACATGACCAAATCATTCAGCTGCAAACTAGGACAAGGTGGATATGGCATTGTGTATAAGGAGGCTCTCCGTAAAGGTCACCGAGTTGCGATGAAGATCCTAAATGAATTCATCGGAAGAGTTTTTGAAAATGAGGCAGCGAGCATTAGTGCAACGTCCCTTGTCAATGTAGTCGGCTTGGTTGGCTTTTGTTTGCAGGGATTAAAGAGGGCTCTAGTCTCCAACTTCATGCTGAATGGATCCTTAGAGAGGTTCGTTCTTGCTGACAAACATGGTGTAACAACATTGCTTGATTGCGAGAAGCTATATGATATCGCAATGGGCATCACGCGAGGCCTTGAGTACCTACATCGAGGGTGCAAAAATTGA
- the LOC121971747 gene encoding histone-lysine N-methyltransferase ASHH3-like has product MPALKIKKDERQSIEHIFEKLSKELNDQVDFDLPTWLKKGKPAPYISIKRNFYLTKRRIEDDGIFCSCTPLSGSSIVCGGDCHCGVLFSCCTSSCKCGDKCLNKSFQYREQKKMKVVQTEKCGFGLVSEEDIKQGDFVIEYVGEVLDDKACEERLWKMKDRRDTNFYLCEVNHDMVIDATYKGNKSRFINHSCEPNTEMQKWRADGETRVGIFARRNIRKGEEVTYDYQFVQFGADQVCLCGTPRCRQKLGNKPKSSSSDDQRRKSKNENCIGELVRVWLPSDKRYIGGFISDFDNISGKHTIKFVDDHEEVLDMSNEDWDFL; this is encoded by the exons ATGCCCGCCCTCAAGATCAAG AAAGATGAAAGACAAAGCATTGAACATATATTTGAGAAATTGTCTAAGGAGCTTAATGATCAAGTTGATTTTGATCTTCCAACATGGCTGAAGAAAGGGAAACCTGCTCCATATATCAGCATAAAGCGCA ATTTCTATCTCACCAAAAGGCGAATTGAGGATGATGGAATATTTTGTTCCTGTACTCCATTATCAGGATCATCGATTGTCTGTGGTGGAGACTGCCATTGTGG GGTGCTATTCTCTTGTTGCACATCTAGTTGCAAATGTGGTGATAAGTGCCTTAACAAATCTTTTCAATACAGAgaacaaaagaaaatgaaagttGTACAG ACAGAAAAATGTGGTTTTGGTTTGGTATCAGAGGAAGATATAAAACAAGGGGACTTTGTGATTGAGTATGTTGGAGAAG TTTTGGATGACAAAGCATGTGAAGAAAGACTTTGGAAAATGAAAGATCGAAGAGATACCAACTTCTACTTGTGTGAGGTTAATCATGATATGGTGATTGATGCTACATACAAAGGAAATAAATCAAGGTTTATAAACCACAGTTGCGAGCCTAATACTGAGATGCAGAAATG GAGAGCTGATGGAGAAACTAGGGTTGGGATCTTTGCTCGTCGTAACATAAGGAAAGGCGAGGAAGTGACCTATGATTATCA ATTTGTTCAATTCGGAGCAGATCAAGTTTGTTTGTGTGGTACTCCTAGATGTAGGCAGAAGCTAGGAAATAAACCCA AAAGTTCAAGTTCAGATGATCAAAGAAGGAAATCCAAGAATGAGAACTGTATTGGGGAGCTTGTCCGTGTGTGGCTTCCAAGTGACAAAAG GTATATAGGAGGATTTATTTCAGATTTTGATAATATCTCCGGAAAGCACACT aTAAAATTTGTGGATGATCATGAAGAAGTTCTTGACATGTCAAATGAAGATTGGGATTTTCTATAA
- the LOC121971748 gene encoding magnesium transporter MRS2-I-like, whose translation MAGEAFLAAADAQVSLKKKTAAARSWILFDSAGKDTILDVDKYAIMHRVQIHARDLRILDPLLSYPSAILGREGAIVLNLEHIKAIITADEVFLRDPSEDNVVPIVEELRRRLQSQNINQAHGEGKESTVCQHDLEAIEEDESPFEFRALEVALEAICSYLDARATELETAAYPALDELTSKISSRNLDRVRKLKSSMTRLTARVQKVRDELEQLLDDDDDMADLYLSRKIAGASTPVSGSGVPNWAPASPTIGSKISRASKASAATIHGNENDVEELEMLLEAYFMQIDGTLNKMTTLREYIDDTEDYINIQLDNHRNQLIQLELFLSSGTVSLSIYSLVAGVFGMNIPYSWNNDHGYVYKWVVIISGLASAFVFIFIIAYARHKGLVGS comes from the exons ATGGCGGGCGAGGCGTTTCTGGCTGCCGCGGACGCGCAGGTCTCTCTGAAGAAGAAGACTGCCGCGGCCAGGAGCTGGATTCTGTTCGATTCCGCTGGGAAAGACACGATCCTGGATGTCGACAAGTACGCCATCATGCACCGGGTTCAGATCCACGCGCGCGACCTCAGGATCCTGGATCCCCTTCTCTCCTACCCTTCCGCGATCTTGGGCAGGGAGGGCGCCATCGTGCTCAACCTGGAA CACATAAAAGCGATCATCACTGCGGACGAG GTTTTTCTTAGGGATCCCAGCGAAGATAATGTTGTCCCGATTGTGGAAGAGCTTCGTAGAAGATTACAATCTCAGAACATTAATCAAGCTCATGGTGAAGGAAAAGAGAGCACTGTTTGCCAACATGATTTAGAAGCTATTGAAGAAGATG AATCTCCTTTTGAATTTCGAGCTCTCGAAGTTGCTTTAGAAGCTATTTGCAGCTATCTTGATGCACGTGCTACAGAACTTGAAACTGCTGCTTACCCAGCCTTAGATGAACTTACTTCCAAG ATTAGCAGTCGTAACTTGGATCGAGTGCGCAAACTGAAGAGTTCCATGACTAGGTTGACTGCTCGTGTACAAAAG GTAAGGGATGAGCTGGAACAGTTATTGGACGACGACGATGATATGGCCGATCTTTACTTGTCAAGAAAAATCGCAGGAGCCTCCACTCCTGTAAGTGGTTCTGGTGTTCCTAACTGGGCCCCTGCTTCTCCAACAATCGGCTCAAAGATATCCAGAGCAAGCAAGGCAAGCGCAGCAACCATACATGGAAATGAGAATGATGTGGAGGAGCTAGAAATGTTACTAGAG GCATACTTCATGCAAATCGATGGTACATTAAACAAGATGACTACC CTGCGTGAATACATTGATGACACGGAGGACTATATCAATATTCAG CTTGACAACCATCGAAATCAGCTTATTCAG TTAGAACTGTTTTTGAGTTCCGGCACAGTTAGCCTGTCGATCTATTCACTAGTTGCTGGAGTATTTGGAATGAACATACCATACTCGTGGAACAATGACCATGGATATGTGTACAAATGG GTTGTTATCATTTCCGGCCTGGCTTCAGCATTCGTGTTTATTTTCATCATCGCCTATGCTCGCCACAAAGGTCTTGTTGGATCTTAA